The following are from one region of the Quercus robur chromosome 1, dhQueRobu3.1, whole genome shotgun sequence genome:
- the LOC126692427 gene encoding uncharacterized protein LOC126692427 gives MEELTSKCDNLSLSVREGKSIILSNKHQESKFVLAAKFYTRRALNIEAVARTFRPLWRTRDRFHISNAGNNILLFDFEMEVDAEKVLLGEPWSYDRHLVSVQRFDDRKAIKDIDFKFCAFWIQIHDIPYKFMTKETAKEIGDTIGPVIKQSEDSEWKGGTFLRVRVKVDTTRPLCRGRKVTFEEGQTQWVSFQYEKLPNVCYWCGRLLHDDKECEVWIKSKGTLSVDQQQFGNWIRANSFGPNKSRSLEVKGFESRQTSAQEARMGNKDREVKQRNQTSEVGDSSGGEVERMETATEEDEIFPETNLVAGFRGKSENRNKETVFEASGTESGKAASPTQPLSNPRKPDSMQQTKDNFLGLDSQEDPTVIRESLVSNPKVQISQGENRQNRGLVSLGSGSEEATIDLQKKGAKEEKGFTIKSGDGAGPGPSSKGNPNKISSETQGISDFGPGPVGEVKKGLWTRLKNRPNPEMREEFMHGTEALKRKAGELEGSEEFSAEKMKKQRKEGETKKQGEVRAMNLRSAEVVEQPHRSQ, from the coding sequence ATGGAGGAATTAACGAGTAAATGTGATAACCTGTCCTTATCGGTTAGGGAAGGGAAATCTATTATTTTGTCTAATAAACACCAAGAGTCTAAGTTTGTTCTAGCAGCAAAATTCTATACTAGACGAGCTTTGAATATCGAGGCGGTGGCTCGTACTTTCAGGCCTCTATGGAGAACGAGGGATCGTTTTCATATTTCAAATGCAGGAAATAATATCTTACTTTTCGATTTTGAGATGGAAGTGGACGCGGAAAAAGTTCTTCTCGGTGAACCTTGGTCCTACGATAGACATCTGGTGAGTGTTCAACGTTTTGATGATAGGAAGGCCATTAAAGATATAGACTTTAAGTTCTGTGCTTTTTGGATTCAAATACATGATATACCTTATAAGTTTATGACAAAGGAGACGGCGAAGGAAATAGGTGATACTATCGGTCCTGTTATCAAGCAAAGTGAGGATTCTGAATGGAAGGGAGGGACTTTTCTACGCGTCAGGGTCAAAGTGGATACGACTCGCCCCTTATGTCGGGGGAGGAAAGTGACGTTCGAAGAAGGCCAGACACAGTGGGTCTCTTTTCAGTATGAAAAACTCCCCAATGTGTGTTACTGGTGCGGTAGGCTCTTGCATGACGATAAAGAATGCGAAGTATGGATAAAGAGCAAAGGGACTCTCTCAGTTGATCAACAACAATTTGGTAACTGGATTAGAGCAAACTCGTTTGGCCCAAACAAGAGCAGGAGCTTAGAAGTCAAAGGCTTCGAGTCCAGGCAGACCAGTGCACAGGAGGCGAGAATGGGAAATAAGGACAGAGAAGTGAAACAAAGGAATCAAACCAGTGAAGTTGGGGATTCAAGCGGTGGAGAAGTAGAGCGAATGGAGACAGCGACGGAGGAGGATGAAATTTTCCCTGAAACCAACTTGGTAGCCGGTTTCCGAGGAAAGtcagaaaatagaaataaagaaaCAGTATTCGAGGCGTCTGGTACGGAGAGTGGAAAGGCAGCTTCACCAACGCAGCCCTTGTCAAATCCCAGGAAACCCGATAGTATGCAGCAGACAAAAGATAACTTTTTGGGACTAGACTCACAGGAAGACCCAACGGTTATAAGGGAGAGTCTAGTAAGTAATCCAAAAGTTCAGATTTCCCAAGGAGAGAACAGGCAAAACAGGGGGTTAGTCTCATTGGGAAGTGGTTCTGAGGAGGCTACTATAGACTTACAAAAAAAGGGCGCGAAAGAGGAAAAAGGCTTTACAATAAAATCTGGGGATGGGGCTGGGCCTGGCCCATCGAGCAAAGGAAATCCAAACAAAATTAGTTCTGAAACGCAGGGGATATCTGACTTTGGGCCCGGTCCAGTAGGTGAAGTTAAGAAAGGCCTGTGGACAAGATTAAAAAATAGGCCCAATCCAGAAATGAGAGAAGAGTTTATGCATGGGACTGAAGCTCTGAAACGTAAAGCAGGGGAATTAGAAGGCAGTGAGGAATTTTCTGcagaaaagatgaaaaaacaGAGGAAGGAGGGGGAAACAAAAAAGCAAGGTGAGGTGCGTGCTATGAATCTTAGATCGGCGGAGGTTGTTGAGCAACCTCACCGGAGTCAATGA